The following coding sequences lie in one Paenibacillus durus ATCC 35681 genomic window:
- the cas1c gene encoding type I-C CRISPR-associated endonuclease Cas1c, whose amino-acid sequence MKKLLNTLFVTTPDTYLSLDGENIVIRQEENILGRYPLHNLEAVCTFGYAGVSPALMGSCAERSIGLTFMTRTGRFLARVTGESRGNVVLRKEQYRISDDERRSALVARNFILGKIYNAKWILERATRDYALRLDIPRIKKVSAALSESMNLVHSVEDLDILRGVEGSAAVQYNSVFDELILQQKDDFFFRGRNKRPPLDNVNALLSFAYTLLSNDVRSALESVGLDAYVGFLHRDRPGRASLALDMMEELRGVYADRFVLSLINKKLINPKGFYRKENGAVLMDDDTRKQVIKGWQERKQEKIIHPYLNEKISWGLVPYSQALLLARYIRGDLDEYPPFLWK is encoded by the coding sequence ATGAAAAAACTGCTGAATACGTTATTTGTGACGACACCGGACACTTATCTGTCACTGGACGGTGAGAATATTGTCATCCGGCAGGAAGAGAATATTCTGGGGCGTTATCCTCTGCATAATCTGGAAGCTGTCTGCACATTTGGGTACGCGGGGGTAAGTCCGGCATTGATGGGTTCATGCGCTGAGCGAAGTATCGGCCTGACTTTTATGACCCGCACCGGGCGTTTCTTGGCTAGAGTGACCGGTGAGAGCAGAGGTAATGTGGTGCTCCGCAAGGAGCAGTACCGGATATCCGATGATGAGCGCCGAAGTGCGCTGGTAGCGAGAAATTTTATTCTCGGCAAAATCTATAACGCCAAATGGATTCTGGAGCGTGCCACGCGGGATTATGCGCTGCGGCTGGATATTCCCCGGATCAAGAAGGTGTCGGCGGCTCTTTCCGAAAGCATGAATCTGGTTCATAGCGTGGAAGATCTGGATATTTTGCGGGGAGTGGAGGGTTCTGCGGCGGTTCAATACAACTCGGTATTTGACGAACTGATTTTGCAGCAGAAAGACGACTTTTTCTTCCGTGGCCGGAATAAGCGGCCTCCGCTGGACAATGTCAACGCCTTGCTTTCCTTTGCGTATACCCTGCTGTCGAATGATGTAAGGTCGGCGCTGGAGAGCGTTGGTCTTGACGCTTACGTTGGTTTTCTTCACAGAGATCGGCCCGGGAGGGCTTCGCTGGCGCTGGATATGATGGAAGAACTGAGAGGCGTTTATGCGGACCGTTTTGTTTTATCCTTGATTAATAAAAAGCTTATCAATCCGAAGGGGTTTTACCGGAAAGAGAACGGCGCGGTCCTTATGGACGATGACACCAGGAAGCAAGTGATTAAGGGTTGGCAGGAGCGAAAGCAGGAGAAAATCATTCATCCTTATCTAAACGAAAAAATCTCCTGGGGACTCGTGCCTTATTCACAAGCGCTATTGCTGGCGAGATACATTCGGGGAGATCTGGATGAGTATCCTCCATTTTTGTGGAAGTAG
- the cas2 gene encoding CRISPR-associated endonuclease Cas2 produces MLVLITYDVSTKSAEGRRRLSQVAKKCLDYGQRVQNSVFECIVDTTQFRRLKFELEELIDEETDSLRFYNLGDKYKTKVEHIGVKSSYDMESPLII; encoded by the coding sequence GTGCTGGTCTTGATTACGTATGATGTAAGTACAAAAAGCGCGGAGGGCAGAAGACGTCTGTCACAAGTCGCCAAGAAGTGTCTGGATTACGGTCAGAGGGTCCAAAACTCCGTATTCGAATGTATTGTGGATACGACGCAGTTCCGCCGGCTAAAGTTTGAACTGGAAGAACTGATCGACGAAGAGACAGATAGTCTGCGTTTCTATAACTTGGGAGACAAGTATAAAACCAAAGTCGAACACATCGGTGTAAAAAGCTCATATGACATGGAAAGCCCGCTGATCATTTAA
- a CDS encoding DeoR/GlpR family DNA-binding transcription regulator — MLTEERHGMIIQRLQEKGVVKMQELTEMLGASESTVRRDLIDLESRNLLKRVHGGASLLPHKSQELGMEEKTSKNIQQKNSIASLAAAQLLDGECIYLDAGTTTLAMISHIDAKGVTVVTNGLSHIEELVRKQIPSYLLGGMMKSHTKAVVGSIALQNMENFRFDKCFLGTNGVDAKMGYTTPDPEEALIKRRAHQLSGKTYVLADSSKFGEVAFAKLFDLQEAVVITDTVPERLRQSIASKTKIIEG, encoded by the coding sequence ATGCTGACTGAAGAACGCCACGGAATGATAATACAGCGCTTACAAGAAAAGGGCGTCGTCAAAATGCAGGAGCTGACGGAAATGCTCGGGGCTTCGGAATCGACGGTACGACGGGATTTAATTGATCTTGAGAGCCGTAATTTGCTGAAAAGGGTACATGGCGGAGCTTCGCTGCTGCCTCATAAAAGCCAGGAGCTCGGCATGGAGGAGAAAACCTCCAAGAACATTCAGCAAAAAAATTCCATCGCCTCTTTAGCAGCCGCTCAACTGCTTGATGGTGAATGTATTTATCTGGATGCGGGAACAACAACGTTAGCAATGATTTCCCATATTGACGCTAAAGGTGTGACCGTCGTGACCAACGGCTTGTCCCACATTGAAGAACTGGTTAGGAAGCAAATCCCCAGTTACCTTCTCGGCGGTATGATGAAGAGCCATACCAAAGCTGTAGTCGGAAGCATTGCGCTTCAGAATATGGAGAACTTCCGTTTCGATAAATGCTTTCTAGGTACAAATGGCGTAGATGCCAAAATGGGTTATACAACGCCTGATCCCGAAGAAGCGCTGATTAAGAGACGGGCTCACCAGTTATCCGGCAAAACTTACGTGCTTGCGGACTCCAGCAAATTTGGCGAAGTCGCTTTTGCGAAGCTGTTCGACTTGCAGGAGGCTGTTGTGATAACGGATACCGTTCCGGAAAGGCTGCGCCAATCCATCGCAAGTAAAACCAAAATAATTGAGGGGTAA
- the pfkB gene encoding 1-phosphofructokinase encodes MIYTVTLNPSIDYIVEVEDLKLGDLNRMKRDLKLPGGKGINVSRVLDQLGVENTALGFLGGFTGRFIADKLREDSIKSDFVFVADDTRINIKLKHGDETEINGLGPVIRDEEAQQLLDKLSHLQQNDIVILSGSAPPSLGGDFYQKLIRACGQSGAEFVIDTTGKALMNALVHKPLLVKPNHHELAELYGVTINSVDEIITYGRKLLEEGAKHVLISMAGEGALLITEQEVYRATVPSGTVKNSVGAGDSMIAGFVGTLFLTGDPIEAFRAGVASGSATAFSDDLATKEEIERLRPQVQISKL; translated from the coding sequence ATGATCTATACTGTAACGCTTAACCCTTCCATCGATTATATCGTGGAGGTTGAAGACCTGAAGCTCGGCGACTTGAACCGGATGAAGCGGGATTTGAAGCTTCCTGGCGGCAAAGGGATTAACGTTTCCCGCGTGCTGGACCAGCTGGGGGTAGAAAATACGGCTCTCGGATTTCTCGGGGGGTTCACCGGTCGGTTTATCGCGGACAAATTGCGTGAAGACTCGATCAAGAGTGATTTCGTGTTCGTAGCGGATGACACCCGGATCAACATTAAGCTCAAACACGGGGACGAGACGGAAATTAACGGTCTTGGTCCTGTAATCCGCGACGAGGAGGCGCAGCAGCTGCTGGACAAACTGTCCCATCTGCAGCAGAACGACATTGTCATTTTGTCCGGAAGCGCCCCGCCTTCTCTTGGAGGAGATTTCTATCAGAAGCTTATCCGTGCCTGTGGACAATCCGGAGCGGAATTCGTCATCGACACAACCGGTAAGGCTCTGATGAACGCTCTGGTTCATAAACCGCTGCTGGTTAAGCCGAATCATCACGAGCTGGCCGAATTGTACGGCGTTACGATTAACTCTGTGGACGAGATCATTACGTACGGCCGCAAGCTGCTGGAAGAAGGCGCGAAGCATGTGCTGATTTCCATGGCCGGCGAAGGCGCTTTGCTCATTACCGAACAAGAGGTGTACCGCGCTACGGTGCCGTCCGGGACGGTTAAAAATTCGGTAGGCGCGGGAGATTCAATGATAGCTGGATTTGTCGGCACGCTGTTTCTGACGGGAGATCCGATAGAGGCTTTTCGTGCAGGAGTTGCCTCTGGAAGCGCCACTGCATTCTCCGATGACCTGGCAACGAAGGAGGAGATTGAGCGGCTGCGCCCGCAGGTTCAGATCAGTAAGCTGTAA